The Gemmatimonadota bacterium genome contains a region encoding:
- a CDS encoding OmpA family protein yields MRHVRRAHTRIPVRARCAQVLRSLPGAVLLALSAQAVEAQAALSGFAGSTLMGTYTSEFDRLAYARALTRSPSVEYAEGGLTSRIFQRPEARSNLEILRSYERELVAGGFTVHLATALNTPMSWQLKLLYDPPHTSTGERRYAKPNGSGAVGALDVAFVTGSADHYLLASRNADGAERWVAVLLSRSRPYYMVEEVTVDAMETGTVVLDLEAMRSGIERAGKIAVYDIHFATGSAEIEPRSAAALEVIATFLRETTDGFYIVGHTDDTGSLSTNLTLSEARAAAVKTALVRDHGVDAARLETRGVGPLSPVSTNRDESGRALNRRVEVVQRLR; encoded by the coding sequence ATGCGCCACGTCCGTCGAGCCCACACCCGTATCCCGGTCCGCGCGCGCTGCGCGCAGGTCCTGCGGAGCCTGCCCGGGGCCGTCCTGCTGGCCCTGTCCGCGCAGGCGGTGGAGGCCCAGGCCGCGCTGAGCGGCTTCGCCGGCAGCACCTTGATGGGCACCTACACGTCCGAGTTCGACCGGCTCGCGTACGCCCGCGCGCTGACGCGGAGCCCGAGCGTCGAGTACGCCGAGGGCGGCCTCACCAGCCGGATCTTCCAGCGGCCCGAGGCCCGCAGCAACCTGGAGATCCTGCGCAGCTACGAGCGCGAGCTGGTGGCCGGCGGCTTCACCGTCCACCTGGCCACGGCGCTCAACACGCCGATGAGCTGGCAGCTCAAGCTGCTCTACGACCCGCCGCACACGTCCACGGGCGAGCGCCGCTACGCGAAGCCGAACGGGAGCGGTGCGGTGGGTGCCCTCGATGTCGCCTTCGTGACCGGCAGCGCCGACCACTACCTGCTCGCGAGCCGCAACGCGGACGGCGCCGAGCGCTGGGTGGCCGTGCTGCTGTCCCGCTCCCGCCCCTACTACATGGTCGAAGAAGTGACCGTGGACGCCATGGAGACGGGCACGGTCGTGCTGGACCTGGAGGCCATGCGCTCCGGGATCGAGCGGGCGGGCAAGATCGCCGTCTACGACATCCACTTCGCCACCGGGAGCGCCGAGATCGAGCCCCGGTCCGCCGCCGCCCTGGAGGTGATCGCCACCTTCCTGCGCGAGACCACGGACGGTTTCTACATCGTCGGCCACACGGACGACACCGGCTCGCTGTCCACCAACCTGACGCTGTCCGAGGCGCGCGCGGCCGCCGTGAAGACCGCGCTGGTGCGCGACCACGGCGTGGACGCCGCCCGCCTGGAGACCCGCGGCGTGGGCCCGCTGTCCCCGGTCTCCACGAACCGCGACGAGTCCGGCCGCGCGCTCAACCGGCGCGTGGAGGTGGTCCAGCGCCTGCGGTGA
- a CDS encoding ATP-binding protein has product MSKSEVSPFTPGQPAPVELFTGRASQVESLSDLARAAAQGKFKVAFLTGERGIGKSSIAAFVRRLAEQRLHLLTLQVFLGGSSNETEAVRRILDRLAKSGVGASWFEKIKSLFGNQIEEVGLFGVQVGFAPDSAKLQKLTDGFDIALRTLVRRLEGERDGLFIVLDDINGLASSESFAHWLKSLVDGIATSGEPLPLFLLLVGLEDRRRELLSAQPSLARVFELVAIDPWDDDEASAFLKKAFDSVGISIEDRALEVLTRYTGGLPVLAHEIGDAAYRFDDDSVIDSDDAYQAVLAAADVVGRKHVEPHVMEAIRSKRYRTILKKIPAKGLGREFKRSDLLDHLETEEVKVADNFLRKMRDLSVLEQMPSEGAGWYRFTSELHFLYFLVESIRSQLTQSE; this is encoded by the coding sequence GTGTCGAAGAGCGAAGTAAGCCCGTTCACGCCCGGGCAGCCAGCTCCCGTCGAGCTTTTTACGGGCCGCGCAAGCCAAGTCGAGTCCCTGAGCGACCTCGCGCGCGCCGCGGCTCAGGGCAAGTTCAAGGTTGCATTCCTCACAGGGGAGCGCGGAATCGGCAAGAGTTCCATAGCGGCGTTCGTGAGGCGGCTGGCGGAGCAACGGTTGCACCTCCTTACGCTGCAAGTGTTCCTCGGGGGTAGCAGCAACGAGACGGAGGCAGTACGGAGAATACTTGATCGCCTCGCCAAGTCCGGCGTAGGGGCAAGTTGGTTTGAGAAGATCAAGAGTTTGTTCGGTAATCAGATAGAGGAGGTGGGGCTCTTTGGCGTTCAAGTCGGGTTTGCGCCGGACTCAGCTAAGCTGCAGAAGCTAACCGACGGTTTTGATATAGCGCTTAGAACTCTTGTTCGGCGCCTTGAAGGCGAGCGCGACGGCCTGTTCATCGTCCTGGACGATATCAACGGCCTTGCGTCCTCTGAGTCGTTTGCGCATTGGCTCAAGAGTCTCGTTGACGGTATCGCAACTTCAGGTGAGCCGCTGCCTCTCTTCCTCTTGCTGGTCGGCCTTGAGGATCGCCGCCGTGAATTGCTGAGCGCCCAGCCCTCGCTTGCGCGGGTATTCGAGTTGGTTGCCATCGATCCTTGGGATGACGACGAGGCGAGCGCCTTCTTGAAAAAGGCTTTCGATTCCGTTGGTATCAGTATCGAGGACCGCGCGCTCGAGGTACTAACGCGATACACCGGCGGTCTGCCTGTACTCGCACATGAAATCGGCGACGCCGCTTACCGCTTCGACGACGACAGCGTCATCGACAGTGACGATGCTTACCAAGCTGTCCTTGCCGCTGCGGATGTTGTCGGCCGGAAGCACGTAGAACCTCACGTTATGGAGGCAATCCGCAGCAAGCGCTATCGCACCATACTTAAGAAGATCCCGGCGAAGGGCTTGGGGCGAGAATTCAAGCGTTCTGATCTGCTTGATCACCTCGAGACGGAAGAGGTGAAAGTTGCCGATAACTTCCTCCGAAAGATGCGCGATCTCTCGGTGCTTGAGCAGATGCCGAGCGAGGGCGCCGGCTGGTACCGCTTCACCTCTGAGCTGCACTTTCTGTACTTCTTAGTTGAGTCGATTCGCTCTCAGTTGACGCAATCAGAGTAG
- a CDS encoding ATP-binding protein: MSFEPSIDVVFDSNALTLSVHDNGVGMDKDAVAELFARIGASSAALEAGTKPIGEFGIGVISYFMAADAFVLETYDGETEPISLRFTRSLLAGGSAEQLPSTTLPRGTKIVLSLRDRATFELLVERYAHWCRDAPSVVARVEPEGRLLPQGGAEARGRSLPLPMPDWVERTHLGPVSDPVAWGQMTGVSEVAVLYRGVFVQEFDAPGLWGIQGSIDVDPKHFKPKLNREGFIGGEFEAEVKAYLQECHPSILLALSDTLEHAVARGDLSKWTEQRCGQSLASKCLAAPRSRRPRQGGTQSFGDSRHSSEPQPTAGNRSLLIN; this comes from the coding sequence CTGAGCTTTGAGCCCTCCATCGACGTAGTCTTCGATAGTAATGCACTCACCTTATCGGTCCACGACAACGGCGTCGGGATGGATAAGGACGCAGTCGCTGAGCTGTTCGCCAGAATTGGCGCCAGTTCGGCCGCGCTGGAAGCCGGAACAAAGCCCATCGGCGAGTTTGGGATCGGCGTCATCAGCTACTTCATGGCTGCCGACGCCTTCGTTCTTGAGACCTACGACGGCGAAACCGAGCCGATCTCGCTTAGGTTCACGCGAAGCCTGCTTGCGGGAGGCTCCGCAGAACAACTACCGTCGACCACGCTGCCTCGTGGGACAAAGATCGTACTTTCACTTCGAGACCGGGCAACGTTTGAGCTGCTCGTAGAGAGGTACGCTCACTGGTGTCGCGACGCCCCTTCCGTAGTCGCGCGCGTAGAGCCAGAGGGAAGGCTTCTTCCGCAAGGCGGCGCTGAGGCTCGGGGTCGGTCGCTACCGCTTCCGATGCCAGACTGGGTAGAAAGAACACATCTCGGTCCGGTCAGCGACCCCGTGGCATGGGGCCAGATGACCGGAGTATCTGAAGTGGCCGTGCTCTACCGAGGTGTGTTTGTGCAGGAGTTCGACGCACCGGGTCTATGGGGGATTCAGGGCTCTATCGACGTAGACCCCAAGCACTTCAAGCCGAAACTGAATCGTGAAGGCTTCATTGGCGGAGAGTTTGAAGCCGAAGTAAAGGCATACTTGCAGGAGTGCCATCCTAGTATCCTCTTGGCTCTGTCCGACACCCTCGAGCACGCCGTCGCCCGCGGCGACCTCTCCAAATGGACCGAGCAGAGGTGTGGCCAATCTTTGGCTTCGAAGTGCCTCGCGGCCCCGCGTTCGCGGAGGCCGCGGCAAGGTGGGACTCAATCTTTCGGAGACTCCCGGCATTCGAGCGAGCCGCAGCCAACGGCTGGGAACCGATCTCTCTTGATCAACTAA
- a CDS encoding type II toxin-antitoxin system RelE/ParE family toxin — MKRALTSTRAAEADLIEIWLYTCEHWSPEQADRYLDELADTIEALRLDPRRGKDRSELRAGYRSWRTGRHLIFYTFTDVELRIQRVLHEVMDAGRHLDG; from the coding sequence ATGAAGCGAGCGCTCACGAGCACCCGGGCGGCCGAAGCCGACCTGATCGAGATATGGCTCTACACCTGCGAGCACTGGAGTCCCGAGCAGGCCGATCGGTACCTGGACGAGTTGGCGGACACGATCGAGGCGCTGCGGCTCGATCCCAGGCGTGGGAAGGACCGCAGCGAGCTCCGCGCCGGATACCGCTCTTGGCGGACGGGGCGCCATCTGATCTTCTATACGTTTACCGATGTGGAGCTGAGGATTCAGCGCGTGCTGCATGAGGTGATGGATGCCGGCCGCCACCTCGACGGCTGA
- a CDS encoding pyridoxamine 5'-phosphate oxidase family protein, protein MKTTTPTEKKIDELYELIDDMETALLTTRRPDGMLVTRPMATQERGPLADLWFVTSIETHKIDELEQDPNVSLGYYDDGTKEWVSVSGIATISQDRAKIRELHQPDWKAWFADEGGNRDGGPDDPRLALILVEAESVHYMKAKHSRPVALFEIAKGIVTGTQPDLGREERLSGRELG, encoded by the coding sequence GTGAAGACGACCACGCCGACCGAGAAGAAGATCGACGAGCTCTACGAGCTGATCGACGATATGGAGACCGCCCTGCTCACCACGCGCCGCCCCGACGGCATGCTGGTGACGCGGCCCATGGCCACCCAGGAGCGGGGGCCGCTGGCCGACCTCTGGTTCGTGACCAGCATCGAGACCCACAAGATCGACGAGCTGGAGCAGGACCCGAACGTGAGCCTGGGCTACTACGACGACGGGACCAAGGAGTGGGTCTCCGTGAGCGGCATCGCCACCATCAGCCAGGACCGCGCGAAGATCCGCGAGCTGCACCAGCCCGACTGGAAGGCCTGGTTCGCGGACGAGGGCGGCAACCGCGACGGCGGCCCGGACGACCCCCGCCTGGCCCTGATCCTGGTCGAGGCCGAGTCCGTCCACTACATGAAGGCCAAGCACTCCCGCCCGGTGGCCCTGTTCGAGATCGCCAAGGGCATCGTGACCGGCACCCAGCCCGATCTGGGCCGCGAGGAGCGCCTGAGCGGACGGGAGCTGGGCTGA
- a CDS encoding GNAT family N-acetyltransferase, which translates to MASLPEVRPSPRPRGAAPCCGTPPGGTYPDAPPTCPPPAGAADGSAFESAFALIGWSKPRALFDRYLAEQAVGLRWTCVAEVNDAPTGYLTVAWRSADPELAARAIPEIVDLNVLPQHRRKGLGSSLLDAAEAEVAERGAWIGLRVGLHRGYGAAQRLYVRRGYVPDGQGALYDGLPVPEGGTTVLDDDAALRMVKHLAPGTASGYVRALRAAWGSRLLLLPAVAVVLHDPEGRLLLVQDRASGTWSLPAGGIEPGEDAESAARRELREETQLEAEHLELVGALGGPGFRHTYPNGDRVEYALFVYRARVSSVVAHPDEVEIERCAWFGREQSPPLRFPYPEELLWA; encoded by the coding sequence GTGGCCAGCCTGCCCGAGGTCAGGCCATCCCCGCGCCCCCGCGGTGCCGCGCCTTGCTGCGGCACCCCTCCCGGTGGAACGTACCCGGATGCGCCGCCCACCTGTCCTCCGCCCGCTGGAGCCGCGGACGGCTCCGCCTTCGAGAGCGCCTTCGCGCTGATCGGCTGGTCCAAGCCGCGCGCGCTGTTCGATCGCTACCTGGCCGAGCAGGCCGTGGGGCTGCGCTGGACCTGTGTGGCCGAGGTGAACGACGCACCCACGGGCTACCTCACCGTGGCGTGGCGCTCCGCGGATCCCGAGCTGGCCGCGCGTGCCATCCCCGAGATCGTGGACCTGAACGTGCTGCCGCAGCATCGCCGGAAGGGCCTGGGCTCGTCCCTGCTGGACGCCGCGGAAGCGGAGGTGGCCGAGCGCGGCGCATGGATCGGCCTGCGGGTGGGGCTGCACCGCGGCTATGGTGCGGCGCAGCGCCTCTACGTGCGCCGGGGCTACGTGCCCGACGGCCAGGGCGCGCTGTACGACGGCCTGCCCGTCCCCGAAGGCGGGACCACCGTCCTGGACGACGACGCCGCGCTGCGCATGGTCAAGCACCTCGCGCCGGGCACCGCGTCCGGCTACGTGCGGGCCCTGCGCGCGGCCTGGGGCAGCCGCTTGTTGCTCCTGCCGGCGGTGGCGGTGGTGCTGCACGACCCCGAGGGTCGTCTCCTGCTGGTCCAGGACCGCGCGTCGGGTACGTGGAGCCTTCCGGCCGGCGGCATCGAGCCCGGGGAGGACGCGGAGTCCGCAGCGCGCCGGGAGCTCCGGGAGGAGACGCAGCTCGAGGCGGAGCATCTCGAGCTGGTGGGCGCGCTGGGCGGCCCAGGCTTCCGACACACGTACCCGAACGGGGACCGGGTCGAGTACGCGTTGTTCGTGTACCGCGCCCGGGTGTCGAGCGTCGTGGCGCATCCCGACGAGGTGGAGATCGAGCGATGCGCCTGGTTCGGGCGGGAGCAGTCCCCGCCGCTCCGCTTTCCGTACCCGGAGGAGCTGCTCTGGGCGTAG
- a CDS encoding type II toxin-antitoxin system ParD family antitoxin yields MSKNTSITLSDHFEGFIRRQVDAGRYGSASEVVRASLRLLEEQEERREALRAALIRGEESGDAGPLDMEKIKRDARARAGGPSRE; encoded by the coding sequence ATGAGCAAGAACACCAGCATCACCCTGAGTGATCATTTCGAAGGCTTCATCCGGCGCCAGGTCGACGCGGGCCGGTACGGATCCGCGAGCGAGGTCGTGCGTGCCAGCCTACGCCTCCTCGAGGAGCAGGAAGAGCGACGGGAGGCGTTGCGCGCTGCGTTGATCCGCGGCGAGGAAAGCGGAGATGCTGGACCGCTCGATATGGAGAAGATCAAGCGCGATGCGCGCGCGCGAGCCGGAGGTCCCTCGCGCGAATGA